One Sebastes umbrosus isolate fSebUmb1 unplaced genomic scaffold, fSebUmb1.pri scaffold_80_arrow_ctg1, whole genome shotgun sequence genomic window carries:
- the LOC119484496 gene encoding ras-related protein Rab-8B isoform X1 produces the protein MGIMLVYDITNEKSFDNIRNWIRNIEEHASSDVERMVLGNKCDMNDKRQVSKERGEKLAIDYGIKFLETSAKSSINVEEGFFTLGRDIMTRLNRKMNDNNPSGGGGPVKITESRSKKSFFRCSLL, from the exons ATG GGCATCATGCTGGTTTATGACATCACCAACGAGAAGTCCTTCGATAACATCAGGAACTGGATACGCAACATCGAGGAG CACGCGTCTTCAGACGTGGAGAGAATGGTTCTGGGAAACAAATGTGACATGAACGACAAGAGACAAGTGtccaaggagagaggagagaag CTGGCGATCGATTACGGCATCAAGTTTCTGGAAACCAGCGCTAAGTCGAGCATCAACGTGGAAGAG GGCTTCTTTACACTCGGCAGAGACATCATGACCAGACTCAACAGAAAGATG AACGACAACAACCCGTCAGGTGGAGGCGGGCCGGTTAAAATCACAGAGTCTCGCTCCAAAAAGAGCTTCTTCAGGTGTTCGCTGCTGTAG